A stretch of Bacillota bacterium DNA encodes these proteins:
- a CDS encoding phosphotriesterase, translating to MGNRQQVFTVTGSVSPEKLGVVLPHEHVLVDFIGADRVSRSRYDPEEVYRVALPYLQRLRQAGCRTLAECTPAYLGRDPRLLQRLSRASGLYILTNTGWYGAANDKYLPARAYSLTAEQIAAEWIAEAQKGIEGTGIRPGFIKIGVDPEPSEVDMRLLEAAALAHRKTGLTIASHTGPGAAARKQIERLEQVGVRPSAFIWVHAQMEGDKSIHVWAAERGAWVEFDGVSPETVEQHVELILHLRQKGLLSRVLVSHDAGWYQVGEPNGGTFREYTTLWTHLIPALRKAGFSDGEIEQLTAKNPQRAFAGG from the coding sequence ATGGGCAATCGTCAACAGGTTTTTACCGTGACAGGCAGCGTATCGCCAGAGAAACTCGGCGTCGTTCTGCCGCACGAGCATGTTCTGGTGGACTTTATCGGCGCGGACAGGGTGAGCCGGTCACGCTACGACCCTGAAGAGGTATACCGCGTCGCGCTGCCCTACCTGCAAAGGCTTCGACAGGCGGGTTGTCGCACGCTGGCAGAGTGTACACCTGCCTATCTGGGGCGTGACCCCAGGCTGCTGCAACGCCTCAGCCGTGCCAGCGGTCTGTACATCCTTACCAACACGGGCTGGTACGGCGCGGCAAATGACAAATATCTGCCTGCCCGCGCGTACTCCCTCACCGCCGAACAAATCGCCGCCGAATGGATTGCCGAAGCGCAAAAAGGCATTGAGGGCACAGGAATCCGCCCGGGTTTCATCAAGATTGGCGTAGACCCCGAACCGTCGGAGGTGGATATGCGCCTGCTGGAGGCGGCGGCGCTGGCCCATCGCAAAACGGGATTGACCATCGCCTCGCACACGGGACCGGGCGCGGCAGCACGCAAGCAGATCGAGCGTCTGGAGCAGGTGGGGGTGCGCCCATCCGCATTCATCTGGGTTCACGCGCAGATGGAGGGCGATAAATCCATCCATGTTTGGGCAGCAGAGCGCGGTGCGTGGGTGGAGTTCGACGGGGTGTCTCCTGAAACGGTGGAGCAGCACGTGGAGCTTATCCTGCACCTGCGTCAGAAGGGCTTGCTGAGCCGGGTGCTGGTGTCGCACGACGCGGGCTGGTATCAGGTGGGTGAGCCGAATGGAGGCACGTTTCGCGAGTATACCACGTTGTGGACGCACCTGATACCCGCGCTGCGCAAAGCGGGCTTCTCCGATGGGGAGATAGAGCAACTGACGGCAAAGAACCCGCAGAGGGCATTTGCGGGAGGATAG
- the ndk gene encoding nucleoside-diphosphate kinase, translating to MQRTFVMIKPDGVRRGLVGECIRRFEQRGLRIAGLKMLVASRELAEKHYAVHREKPFYTELVDFITSGPVVAMVIEGPNAIPLVRTMMGALDPLQAQPGTIRGDFTCDKQMNIIHGSDSPETAESEIALWFQPDELV from the coding sequence ATGCAGCGAACGTTTGTGATGATTAAACCCGACGGAGTGCGTCGGGGGCTTGTGGGTGAATGTATCCGTCGCTTCGAACAGCGCGGGCTGAGGATAGCAGGCTTAAAAATGCTGGTTGCGTCGCGCGAGCTGGCGGAGAAGCACTATGCGGTGCATCGCGAGAAGCCGTTTTACACGGAACTGGTGGACTTCATCACATCGGGACCGGTGGTGGCAATGGTCATCGAGGGACCGAATGCCATCCCGCTGGTGCGCACGATGATGGGCGCTTTGGACCCGCTTCAGGCGCAACCGGGCACGATTCGCGGCGACTTCACCTGCGACAAGCAGATGAACATCATTCACGGTTCCGACTCGCCCGAAACCGCCGAGAGTGAGATCGCGCTGTGGTTCCAGCCGGATGAACTGGTGTAA
- a CDS encoding oligogalacturonate lyase family protein: MAKGTTYNHERIEFVDARTGVRLMQVTSFPTMSMALPYFGRNFTGDSKTFIFVSQREARRDAPSDLFRVDTDGTNLTQLTECEGAAGFVMSPQDDCVYFHRQATLWRVDIHTFREEEIAVPHGVASMGAGAISPDGVYYFAQVTTAHDTGGILRIRTDGSEATLIAEGERGGFAMHSVSPGGEGILLWQMREGKKTWLLLDHDGNERGVYTSSYDFAHCTFLGSTERVQGCALPPDRALVQIGLGEEKPTPIAQGVYFWHSASTLDGEWIVSDTNWPDEGLQLVHVPTGRYRPLCYPRSSQGHPQWTHPHPQFSPDGRVVLFNSDRTGICQIYLAFIPDDLRERVRTGQLSVQERRVW; this comes from the coding sequence ATGGCAAAAGGAACCACCTACAATCACGAGCGCATCGAGTTTGTGGATGCCCGCACGGGCGTGCGCCTGATGCAGGTGACCAGCTTCCCCACCATGAGCATGGCGCTGCCCTATTTCGGCAGGAACTTCACCGGCGATTCGAAGACTTTCATCTTCGTTTCCCAGCGTGAGGCACGCCGGGATGCGCCGTCGGACCTGTTCCGCGTGGACACAGACGGCACAAACCTGACCCAGCTCACTGAGTGCGAAGGTGCGGCGGGGTTTGTCATGTCGCCGCAAGACGACTGTGTGTACTTTCACCGGCAGGCAACACTGTGGAGGGTGGATATCCACACCTTTCGCGAAGAGGAAATCGCTGTGCCGCATGGTGTGGCGAGTATGGGAGCGGGCGCCATTTCACCGGACGGCGTTTACTACTTCGCCCAGGTAACCACTGCACACGATACCGGCGGCATCCTGCGCATTCGCACGGACGGCTCCGAAGCCACCCTCATTGCCGAAGGAGAACGGGGAGGCTTCGCCATGCACTCCGTCAGCCCGGGCGGTGAGGGTATACTGCTCTGGCAGATGCGCGAGGGCAAAAAGACGTGGTTGCTTCTCGATCATGACGGCAACGAGCGGGGTGTATATACCAGCAGCTACGACTTCGCACATTGCACGTTCCTGGGGAGTACGGAGCGCGTACAGGGATGCGCCCTTCCGCCGGACCGTGCGCTGGTGCAAATCGGGCTGGGCGAAGAAAAGCCAACCCCCATCGCGCAGGGGGTGTATTTCTGGCACTCCGCCTCGACGCTGGACGGCGAGTGGATTGTCTCCGATACCAACTGGCCCGATGAGGGACTGCAACTGGTGCATGTGCCCACCGGGCGCTATCGCCCGCTGTGCTACCCGCGCAGCTCTCAGGGGCATCCGCAGTGGACGCATCCGCACCCGCAGTTCAGCCCCGATGGGCGCGTGGTGCTGTTCAACTCAGACCGGACGGGCATCTGCCAGATATATCTGGCGTTCATTCCTGATGACCTGCGTGAGCGCGTACGAACCGGTCAACTCAGTGTGCAGGAGAGGCGCGTGTGGTAA
- a CDS encoding exo-alpha-sialidase — translation MRAGGVLMLLLTLVLPAGAQKPFYESQQLFPPERWHNHGSCIVELPNGDLLVCWYNGSGERTADDVKVEGMRKRRGVAKWSERFLMADTIGFPDCNPCMFVDPQGRLWLMWIAVIANQWHTSLLRYQISERPGSTGAPRWTHSDILILKPGEEFAEMVAKQCDEDEKRIDQILPPERRQEGLAYLAERRKNAADKYFHRMGWMTRVHPFVLDNKRIIVPLYSDGFDFSIMAISDDGGRTWQASRPLISFGGVQPSLVQKRDGTLVAYMRDNGPPPKRVLRSESRDGGITWSPVVDDDIPNPGSGLEVIRLQNGHWAMVCNDTEQGRHRLAVLISDDEGRTWKWKRYLENDPPGTGSYSYPSIIQAKDGTLHVTYSWSQPGKGSCIKYAHFNEQWVLQGD, via the coding sequence ATGCGAGCAGGGGGTGTACTGATGTTGTTGCTGACGCTGGTTCTACCTGCCGGAGCGCAGAAGCCGTTTTACGAGTCGCAGCAGCTTTTCCCGCCGGAGCGCTGGCATAACCACGGTTCCTGTATTGTGGAGCTGCCCAACGGCGACCTGCTGGTGTGCTGGTATAACGGCTCGGGCGAGCGTACGGCGGATGACGTGAAGGTTGAGGGGATGCGCAAACGCAGAGGCGTAGCGAAGTGGAGCGAACGGTTCCTGATGGCGGATACCATCGGCTTCCCCGATTGCAACCCGTGCATGTTCGTGGACCCGCAGGGCAGGCTGTGGCTGATGTGGATTGCGGTGATTGCCAACCAGTGGCACACATCGTTGCTACGCTACCAGATTTCGGAACGACCGGGTAGCACGGGCGCGCCGCGCTGGACGCACAGCGACATCCTCATCCTCAAACCGGGCGAGGAGTTCGCTGAAATGGTGGCAAAGCAGTGCGATGAGGACGAGAAACGCATCGACCAGATACTGCCTCCCGAACGCAGACAGGAGGGGCTGGCGTATCTCGCCGAGCGACGCAAAAACGCCGCAGACAAATACTTCCATCGCATGGGCTGGATGACGCGCGTGCATCCCTTCGTGCTGGACAACAAGCGCATCATCGTGCCTCTCTACTCCGATGGCTTTGACTTCTCCATCATGGCGATCAGCGATGATGGCGGCAGGACGTGGCAGGCGAGCCGCCCCCTCATCAGCTTTGGTGGAGTGCAGCCCAGCCTCGTGCAGAAACGTGACGGCACACTGGTCGCCTACATGCGCGACAACGGACCGCCCCCGAAACGGGTGCTGCGCAGTGAGTCGCGCGACGGCGGCATCACATGGTCACCGGTGGTGGATGACGATATCCCGAACCCGGGTTCCGGGCTGGAAGTGATTCGCCTGCAGAACGGGCACTGGGCAATGGTATGTAACGACACCGAGCAGGGACGCCATCGCCTCGCGGTGCTCATCTCGGATGATGAGGGCAGGACGTGGAAGTGGAAGCGGTATCTGGAGAACGACCCGCCGGGCACAGGTTCCTATTCCTATCCTTCCATCATTCAGGCTAAGGACGGCACGTTGCACGTCACCTACAGCTGGAGCCAGCCGGGCAAAGGCTCGTGTATTAAATATGCCCACTTCAACGAGCAATGGGTGCTTCAGGGGGATTGA
- a CDS encoding tripartite tricarboxylate transporter permease codes for MTEALRELMTGNTLWLMLLGVVAGIVIGALPGLTATMGVALLVPFTFWLPTLPALMVLLGVYVGAMYGGAIPAVLIRTPGTPAAAATSLDGYPMAQAGNAGLAIGISCITGVVGGVFSTLVLMVAAPQVARFALKFGPAEYFALAVFGLSVIASLSERSLLKGALMGVCGLLLATIGMDPITAVPRFTFGMTPLLEGLALIPVLVGVFALGEVLYQSSLPEPDRSLFRRIGRVLPSRSDYRRITAPTLLASVTGTFIGALPGVGGDVAAFVAYDQAKKVSRRPEEFGRGSVEGLAAAECANNSVTGGAMIPMLTLGIPGDAVTAVILGAMVMHGVRPGPDLFEKQSHLLAAIFIGLLVANLLVLPIGLAGAKLFAQTVRAPRQYLFPLIVLLCVVGSYAINNSLFDVGVMFVFGFIGWALRQWGFPIAPLVLGLILGRMTEENLRRALILSGGSWRIFVEHPIAATLLALAIASVALSWWQSRRATKTGGSSDEQQNGARGST; via the coding sequence ATGACGGAAGCGCTGCGCGAGCTGATGACCGGGAATACCCTGTGGCTGATGCTGCTGGGCGTGGTGGCGGGTATCGTGATTGGTGCGCTGCCGGGGTTGACCGCAACGATGGGGGTGGCCTTGCTGGTTCCGTTCACCTTCTGGCTGCCGACTTTGCCTGCACTCATGGTGTTGCTGGGGGTGTATGTGGGGGCGATGTACGGCGGCGCGATACCGGCGGTGCTGATACGCACACCGGGTACCCCTGCTGCCGCCGCTACCAGTCTGGACGGCTATCCGATGGCGCAGGCAGGCAACGCAGGGCTGGCAATCGGCATCTCGTGCATCACGGGAGTAGTCGGCGGGGTTTTCAGCACGCTGGTGCTGATGGTTGCTGCCCCGCAGGTGGCGCGCTTCGCGCTGAAGTTCGGACCTGCGGAGTACTTTGCGCTGGCGGTGTTCGGGCTGAGCGTTATCGCCAGCCTGTCAGAGCGTTCCCTGCTGAAGGGGGCGTTGATGGGCGTCTGCGGGCTGTTGCTGGCGACGATTGGCATGGACCCCATCACCGCTGTACCCCGCTTCACCTTTGGCATGACGCCGTTGCTGGAGGGGCTTGCGCTGATTCCAGTGCTGGTGGGAGTGTTCGCACTGGGCGAAGTGCTGTATCAGAGCAGTTTACCGGAACCCGACCGCAGCCTGTTCCGCCGGATTGGGCGGGTGTTGCCGTCTCGCAGCGACTACCGGCGAATCACCGCGCCCACTCTCCTTGCCAGCGTGACGGGCACTTTCATCGGTGCGCTGCCGGGCGTGGGCGGAGACGTGGCGGCGTTTGTGGCCTATGACCAGGCGAAAAAGGTGTCGCGCCGTCCCGAGGAGTTCGGCAGGGGTTCCGTAGAGGGGCTTGCCGCCGCCGAGTGCGCGAACAACTCGGTAACCGGCGGTGCGATGATCCCGATGCTGACGCTGGGCATACCAGGCGATGCGGTAACGGCGGTGATTCTGGGTGCGATGGTCATGCATGGGGTGCGCCCCGGACCCGACCTTTTCGAGAAGCAGTCGCACCTGCTGGCAGCCATCTTCATCGGGCTTTTGGTGGCAAACCTGCTGGTGTTGCCAATCGGTTTGGCAGGGGCGAAGCTGTTCGCGCAGACGGTTCGCGCCCCGCGGCAATACCTGTTCCCGCTCATTGTGTTGCTGTGCGTGGTGGGCAGCTACGCCATCAACAACAGCCTGTTCGACGTCGGGGTGATGTTTGTCTTCGGTTTCATCGGATGGGCGTTGCGGCAGTGGGGCTTCCCGATTGCGCCGCTGGTGCTGGGGCTCATCCTGGGCAGGATGACCGAAGAGAACCTGCGCCGCGCGCTGATACTCTCAGGGGGAAGCTGGCGCATCTTTGTCGAACATCCCATTGCGGCAACCTTGCTGGCGCTGGCGATAGCATCCGTCGCCCTTTCGTGGTGGCAAAGCCGTCGTGCGACGAAGACAGGGGGGTCAAGCGATGAGCAACAGAACGGCGCTCGTGGTTCAACCTGA
- a CDS encoding tripartite tricarboxylate transporter TctB family protein, which produces MVIWRWGVWVCLMIAAASLGGCRPREESFPSRAITIICPPAPGGLSDTLTRALAAAAQEEFGVPVVVENKPGGANAVGLNYGAHAEPDGYTVTYVVAELAILPHLGLSSISPDDFDLLARTNYNPAAVTVRADSGWRSLRDLLRDAESRPEAIRAGNSGTGSIWHLAAVALQETGRVKFKHVPFGGAAPAVQALLGGHVDVVCVSPTEVQSQVQAGKLRMLALLSKQRDSMFPDVPAAPELGYAIDIGAWGGLALPKGVPPERRQRLLEGFRKAFETPRFRQLMQERGVRLAWLEGEAFRQFVQEQSALNRALIASMGVHLTRGDVGYLYFPALLAVLAVLLTGGLLINRRVRAQTGSTLSLPDLRRPFRIGLLVLLFLLVLPWVGFLPASILFLLAGSYSIARPRLWTALVYAVVAGTGIWWLFARVLGVALP; this is translated from the coding sequence GTGGTAATCTGGCGTTGGGGCGTATGGGTGTGCCTGATGATAGCGGCAGCAAGCCTCGGGGGCTGCCGTCCGCGTGAGGAGTCATTCCCTTCGCGAGCCATCACGATTATCTGTCCGCCTGCTCCCGGTGGACTGTCCGATACGCTCACGCGCGCGCTGGCAGCAGCGGCGCAGGAAGAGTTCGGGGTGCCCGTAGTGGTGGAAAACAAGCCGGGTGGCGCGAACGCCGTGGGGCTGAACTATGGCGCACATGCCGAACCCGACGGCTACACAGTGACCTATGTGGTGGCGGAGCTGGCAATCCTGCCGCATCTCGGCCTCAGCTCCATCTCGCCCGATGACTTCGACCTGCTGGCGCGTACCAACTACAATCCAGCCGCAGTCACTGTGCGTGCCGATTCGGGATGGCGCAGCCTGCGAGACCTGCTCCGCGATGCCGAATCCCGTCCCGAAGCGATTCGGGCAGGCAACTCGGGAACCGGCTCCATCTGGCATCTGGCGGCGGTGGCGCTGCAGGAGACCGGACGGGTGAAGTTCAAGCACGTTCCTTTCGGTGGGGCAGCGCCCGCCGTACAGGCGTTGCTGGGGGGACACGTGGATGTGGTGTGCGTGAGCCCCACGGAGGTGCAGTCGCAGGTGCAGGCGGGCAAGCTGCGGATGTTAGCCCTGCTCAGCAAACAGCGCGACTCGATGTTTCCCGATGTGCCCGCCGCGCCCGAGCTGGGCTACGCCATAGATATCGGTGCGTGGGGCGGGCTGGCATTGCCGAAGGGAGTGCCGCCAGAGCGTCGGCAGCGGCTGCTGGAAGGCTTCCGGAAAGCCTTCGAGACGCCCCGGTTTCGCCAGTTGATGCAGGAGCGCGGCGTGCGGCTCGCGTGGCTGGAAGGAGAGGCGTTTCGGCAGTTCGTGCAGGAGCAGAGCGCGCTCAATCGGGCTCTGATAGCCTCGATGGGCGTCCACCTCACGCGCGGGGATGTCGGTTATCTCTATTTTCCTGCGCTGCTGGCGGTTCTGGCGGTGTTGTTAACGGGGGGACTTCTGATCAACCGACGAGTGCGCGCCCAAACCGGCTCCACCCTGTCGCTTCCCGACCTGCGCCGTCCGTTCCGGATTGGGCTGCTGGTCCTGTTATTCCTGCTGGTGTTGCCGTGGGTGGGGTTTTTGCCAGCGAGCATCCTGTTTCTGCTGGCAGGTAGCTACTCCATCGCTCGTCCACGGCTCTGGACGGCGTTGGTCTATGCAGTCGTCGCTGGTACGGGCATCTGGTGGCTGTTTGCCCGCGTGCTGGGGGTGGCACTGCCATGA
- a CDS encoding nucleotidyltransferase domain-containing protein codes for MSMDRFRYLRQHVVPLLKPYARRIAVFGSFARGDDTESSDVDIRVELKPLEQRPPLGLRWFALEEELSQRIGRRVELVSMKALSPHIRPYVKEDEVVLYEEG; via the coding sequence GTGTCTATGGACAGGTTCCGGTATCTTCGTCAGCACGTCGTGCCGCTACTTAAGCCTTACGCCCGACGAATCGCCGTTTTTGGGTCGTTTGCGCGGGGGGACGACACGGAAAGTAGCGACGTCGATATCCGCGTGGAGTTGAAGCCGTTAGAACAACGTCCCCCTTTGGGGCTTCGCTGGTTCGCTTTGGAGGAAGAGCTTAGCCAGCGAATTGGTAGAAGAGTGGAGTTGGTTAGTATGAAAGCCCTTAGCCCCCACATTCGCCCCTACGTGAAGGAGGACGAGGTAGTGCTTTATGAAGAGGGATGA